The proteins below come from a single Methanothrix thermoacetophila PT genomic window:
- a CDS encoding 50S ribosomal protein L1: MKENIEEAVKKAVSEAPPRGFKESVDLAINLHNIDLTQPGNRVDTEVILPHGRGRPNRIAVFAAGDTALKAKAAGADYVISPEELKLLGENRKNARKLADEYDFFIAETQFMPVIGKTLGPILGKRGKMPTPLPPNADVAQMISRLKNIVRIRSRDRPTFHIAVGRRDMDARQLAENIESVITKLEQTLKDGRRNLKSVYVKTTMGPAVRVI; encoded by the coding sequence ATGAAAGAGAATATCGAAGAGGCGGTTAAAAAGGCGGTCTCCGAGGCCCCGCCCAGGGGCTTCAAGGAGAGCGTCGATCTTGCAATAAATCTCCATAACATAGATCTCACACAGCCCGGCAACAGGGTCGATACTGAGGTTATACTTCCGCACGGACGTGGAAGGCCTAATAGAATCGCGGTTTTCGCAGCTGGAGATACTGCGCTAAAGGCAAAGGCCGCTGGCGCCGATTATGTGATATCTCCAGAAGAGCTAAAGCTTCTGGGGGAGAACAGGAAGAACGCAAGAAAGCTGGCGGATGAATACGATTTCTTCATAGCCGAGACGCAGTTCATGCCAGTTATCGGTAAGACACTCGGACCCATTCTCGGCAAAAGGGGAAAGATGCCCACGCCACTTCCACCCAATGCGGATGTCGCTCAGATGATCTCGAGACTTAAGAACATCGTCAGGATAAGGTCCAGAGACAGGCCAACATTCCACATAGCTGTGGGCAGGAGAGATATGGACGCCAGGCAGCTTGCAGAGAACATAGAGTCTGTAATCACAAAGCTGGAGCAGACCCTGAAAGATGGTCGTCGCAACCTGAAGTCAGTATATGTCAAGACGACGATGGGGCCAGCGGTAAGGGTGATCTAA
- a CDS encoding 50S ribosomal protein L11: MLANVVEALVSGGKATAGPPLGPALGPLGVNVAAVVAKINELTKDLNGMQVPVKIIVKSRTEFEIEVGTPPTSALLLKEAGVEKGSGDKKNFVGDISMDQVIKVAEIKRKNLLSSNLKSAVSEIVGTCGTLGIKIDGLTSKEVQKALASGSYDHLFEAKS, encoded by the coding sequence ATATTGGCTAATGTCGTCGAGGCGCTGGTATCAGGTGGTAAGGCAACTGCTGGACCGCCTCTTGGCCCGGCGCTTGGACCTCTAGGTGTCAATGTAGCAGCAGTCGTCGCCAAGATAAACGAGCTGACCAAAGACCTGAACGGAATGCAGGTTCCTGTGAAGATAATTGTGAAGAGCAGGACCGAGTTCGAGATAGAGGTCGGCACACCTCCAACCTCGGCGCTCTTGCTGAAGGAGGCAGGTGTTGAGAAGGGAAGTGGCGACAAGAAGAATTTCGTTGGTGACATATCGATGGATCAGGTGATAAAGGTCGCAGAGATAAAGAGGAAGAATCTTCTCTCGAGCAACCTGAAGAGTGCAGTCAGCGAGATCGTGGGAACATGTGGCACTTTGGGGATAAAGATTGATGGTCTGACCTCAAAAGAGGTGCAGAAGGCGCTTGCGTCTGGCAGCTACGATCACCTCTTTGAGGCAAAGTCATAG
- a CDS encoding transcription elongation factor Spt5: MSETSIYVVKTTANQERAVANLVAQVARKEKLDIRAILVPDVLKGYVLVEASAPEIVEQAIQGVPHARSVIKGASSFAEIEHFLTPKPAVVGISEGAIVELISGPFKGEMARVKRVDIAKEEITVELFEAMVPIPITVRGDHVRVLSKEETQR; encoded by the coding sequence ATGTCCGAGACCAGCATATACGTAGTCAAGACCACAGCAAATCAGGAGCGTGCGGTCGCGAATCTGGTCGCCCAGGTGGCTAGGAAAGAGAAGCTGGACATCCGGGCGATACTAGTTCCTGATGTGCTGAAGGGATACGTATTGGTGGAGGCTTCAGCCCCGGAGATAGTGGAGCAGGCTATCCAGGGGGTTCCACATGCGCGCTCTGTAATAAAAGGCGCATCCAGCTTTGCAGAAATAGAGCACTTCCTGACGCCGAAGCCCGCAGTTGTTGGCATAAGCGAGGGCGCCATTGTGGAGCTGATCTCGGGACCGTTCAAGGGCGAGATGGCCAGGGTGAAGCGGGTCGATATAGCGAAGGAGGAGATAACCGTGGAGCTCTTCGAGGCCATGGTGCCCATACCAATAACGGTTAGAGGGGATCATGTGAGAGTCCTTAGCAAAGAAGAGACTCAGAGGTGA
- a CDS encoding acetoin utilization protein AcuC, which produces MFMGYSFGPEHPLQPARIMLTYRMIEEYGFFLGYDTEVQMPYYASEDDLLMVHDPGYIQAVKEERPDPALGLDEPDTPVFPGIYDASALIAGASIEAAKRVASEPCVAFNLAGGLHHAFPARAAGFCVFNDCALGIRTLRKRFDRVLYIDIDAHHGDGVQYIFYEDPSVLTISIHESGKYLFPGTGFVDEIGSGDGYGYSANIPMPLNADDECYRYAFESVIPALFRWFKPDAVVAQLGVDTHYADPLASLDLTLEGYGYLVRRIKELTDEYAAGRMLALGGGGYNLEVVPLAWTLAFQTLRGEKMPEELPKWWVDAIMKMIGRPPISLPDRPKKKSDVPRELIETVANLKRRLTIIHGDIF; this is translated from the coding sequence ATGTTCATGGGCTACAGCTTCGGCCCTGAACACCCGCTGCAGCCTGCGCGGATCATGCTTACCTACAGGATGATCGAGGAGTACGGTTTCTTCCTAGGATACGACACAGAGGTTCAGATGCCGTACTATGCAAGCGAGGATGACCTCCTCATGGTCCACGATCCAGGGTATATCCAGGCGGTGAAGGAAGAACGGCCAGATCCAGCGCTTGGCCTGGACGAGCCCGACACTCCAGTATTCCCAGGCATCTACGACGCCAGCGCGTTGATCGCTGGAGCCAGCATTGAGGCCGCGAAGCGTGTTGCATCAGAGCCCTGTGTGGCGTTCAACCTCGCCGGCGGTCTCCATCACGCGTTTCCGGCCAGAGCAGCAGGATTCTGCGTTTTCAACGATTGCGCTCTCGGAATTCGCACACTGAGGAAGCGCTTCGACAGGGTTCTCTACATAGATATCGATGCTCATCACGGCGATGGTGTGCAGTACATCTTCTATGAGGATCCATCAGTACTGACTATATCCATCCACGAGTCTGGAAAGTACCTCTTTCCCGGAACTGGATTCGTGGACGAGATCGGCAGCGGCGATGGGTATGGGTACTCCGCGAACATACCGATGCCGCTGAATGCGGATGATGAATGCTACAGGTACGCCTTCGAGTCTGTCATCCCCGCGCTGTTCAGATGGTTCAAACCTGATGCAGTCGTCGCGCAGCTCGGCGTCGATACGCATTATGCAGATCCCCTTGCGAGCCTCGATCTGACGCTTGAAGGCTACGGCTATCTCGTTCGGAGGATAAAGGAGCTCACAGATGAGTATGCGGCCGGCAGGATGCTCGCCCTGGGCGGAGGCGGCTACAACCTGGAGGTCGTGCCGCTTGCATGGACGCTGGCATTCCAGACTTTGAGAGGGGAGAAGATGCCAGAGGAGCTCCCGAAGTGGTGGGTTGATGCGATAATGAAAATGATCGGAAGACCACCTATATCTCTTCCGGATCGACCAAAGAAGAAGAGCGATGTCCCAAGGGAGCTGATCGAGACCGTGGCAAACCTGAAAAGAAGGCTGACCATAATACACGGCGACATATTCTGA
- a CDS encoding tRNA (guanine(10)-N(2))-dimethyltransferase: MVVEGSVRVNTDGVFYNPRMKTNRDICVAMASELGVNEYLDAFSASGIRGIRVRKEAGVERVVMNDISPSACRRIRENLALNDISDCEVTCESASALMSRRRFEAIDLDPFGSPAQFLAPAASSARSYLFITATDTAPLCGAHLKSGVRKYLAVPLNTEYHREMGVRILMGAVIREMARVDRRGIPLLSYATEHYVRVHMRIKKGAREADEALESMGYVEHCFGCGGWSLRMGMGCRSSGTCSFCGGRTCTAGPLWLGPLHDKDLLRASLKRLDPESRAHRLVLLCSEEIDVPFYYDHHKICRRLRITPSKVEKVISDLLEHGYRASRTHFNGVGIKTDAPMGDLISLLA; encoded by the coding sequence ATGGTGGTGGAAGGCTCGGTCAGGGTGAATACAGACGGGGTCTTCTACAATCCAAGAATGAAAACGAACAGGGACATCTGCGTCGCGATGGCATCGGAGCTCGGGGTAAATGAGTATCTGGATGCGTTCTCTGCCAGTGGCATACGCGGGATCAGAGTCAGAAAAGAGGCGGGTGTCGAGCGCGTCGTGATGAACGACATCAGCCCTTCAGCGTGCAGGCGCATCAGGGAGAACCTTGCCCTTAATGACATATCGGACTGTGAGGTGACATGCGAGAGCGCCAGTGCTCTCATGAGCAGGAGACGGTTTGAGGCGATCGATCTCGATCCATTCGGCTCCCCAGCCCAGTTTCTCGCTCCTGCAGCATCCTCCGCCAGATCGTATCTCTTCATAACAGCCACGGATACCGCTCCGCTCTGCGGGGCACATCTCAAAAGTGGTGTGAGGAAGTATCTCGCAGTTCCTCTGAATACCGAGTACCACAGGGAGATGGGTGTGCGGATCCTGATGGGAGCTGTAATACGGGAGATGGCGAGGGTGGACAGACGGGGCATACCTCTGCTCTCGTATGCCACAGAGCACTATGTTCGAGTGCATATGCGCATCAAAAAAGGTGCGCGTGAGGCTGATGAGGCACTTGAGTCTATGGGATACGTCGAGCACTGTTTCGGTTGTGGCGGCTGGAGTCTGAGAATGGGCATGGGCTGCAGATCCTCCGGCACATGCAGCTTCTGCGGGGGGAGAACGTGCACCGCAGGGCCTCTCTGGCTCGGCCCGCTGCATGATAAAGATCTGCTAAGAGCATCTCTGAAAAGGCTTGATCCTGAGAGCAGGGCCCACAGATTAGTATTACTATGCTCTGAGGAGATTGATGTGCCGTTCTACTATGATCATCATAAGATATGCAGGAGGCTGAGAATCACGCCTTCCAAGGTTGAAAAAGTCATATCGGATCTGCTTGAGCATGGCTACAGAGCTTCCAGGACTCACTTCAATGGAGTTGGTATAAAGACCGATGCCCCTATGGGGGATCTGATTTCTCTACTCGCCTGA
- the npdG gene encoding NADPH-dependent F420 reductase encodes MRVALVGGTGDIGNGFAVRWAPHYDVIIGSRKAERAQESAAELSRYMRSLGIDAMMHGTDNANAIMDAEVVVLCVPPESLGMVTFDLKDCYSNQIVISPVVPMARTNHFEYRPPPEGCAAFFVKRALPESVRIVSAFHTIPARSLMDVEKILRFDVPICGDDKAAKDVVAEMCRKIRDLRPLDAGPLSVSHQVEGLTPLLLNIARLNKMRRVGIQFVQEE; translated from the coding sequence ATGAGGGTTGCTCTTGTCGGTGGTACAGGGGATATCGGTAATGGATTTGCGGTTCGCTGGGCCCCACATTATGATGTGATCATCGGGTCCAGAAAGGCGGAGCGGGCTCAGGAGAGCGCTGCTGAGCTCAGCAGATACATGAGGTCTCTGGGTATTGATGCGATGATGCATGGAACAGATAATGCAAACGCGATCATGGATGCAGAGGTAGTCGTTCTATGTGTTCCTCCAGAGAGCCTGGGCATGGTGACATTTGACTTAAAGGATTGCTACTCAAACCAGATCGTGATCTCGCCCGTTGTCCCCATGGCCCGCACGAACCACTTCGAGTACAGGCCGCCTCCTGAGGGATGTGCAGCGTTTTTTGTAAAGAGAGCACTGCCGGAGAGCGTGAGGATCGTCTCTGCATTTCACACGATACCGGCCAGATCTCTAATGGATGTGGAGAAGATTCTCCGGTTTGATGTGCCGATTTGTGGCGATGATAAAGCTGCAAAAGACGTTGTGGCGGAGATGTGCAGGAAGATCCGCGATCTCAGGCCACTTGATGCTGGCCCGCTGAGCGTATCTCATCAGGTAGAGGGGCTTACGCCGCTTCTGCTCAACATCGCGCGCCTGAACAAAATGCGACGCGTCGGCATACAGTTCGTCCAGGAGGAGTAA
- the arsM gene encoding arsenite methyltransferase, with the protein MFDMLGEREIKKAVRDGYSRIAMQATCCSGSCCGTGSAAEISRRIGYTDEEMLSAPPESNLGLGCGNPVAIASLKRGEYVLDMGSGAGFDCFLAARAVGPEGMVIGVDMTSEMVDRARENARKGGYRNVDFRQGELENLPVADNYVDVIMSNCVINLVPDKRRVFREAFRVLKPGGRLIISDIVLKREIPEAVRRSKEAYVGCLAGAVTVEEYIDAMRSAGFEEISILGESPFPVECLPANITKVDLSESVCSMRISARKPA; encoded by the coding sequence ATGTTTGACATGCTCGGAGAAAGAGAGATCAAGAAGGCTGTGAGGGACGGGTACTCGCGGATCGCAATGCAGGCAACGTGCTGCTCTGGATCATGCTGCGGAACAGGATCTGCAGCTGAGATAAGCAGGAGAATCGGATACACAGATGAGGAGATGCTCTCAGCACCTCCGGAATCGAACCTGGGCCTGGGATGCGGGAACCCTGTGGCCATCGCATCCCTGAAGAGGGGAGAATACGTGCTTGACATGGGATCAGGCGCTGGATTCGACTGCTTCCTGGCGGCGAGAGCCGTTGGTCCCGAAGGGATGGTCATAGGGGTGGACATGACCAGCGAGATGGTGGATAGGGCAAGGGAGAACGCACGAAAGGGCGGATACAGGAACGTGGACTTCAGGCAGGGAGAACTGGAGAACCTGCCGGTTGCCGACAACTATGTCGATGTTATCATGTCCAACTGCGTGATAAATCTCGTTCCGGACAAGCGCAGGGTTTTCAGGGAGGCCTTCAGGGTACTGAAGCCTGGAGGCAGGCTGATCATATCAGATATTGTCCTTAAAAGAGAGATCCCCGAGGCTGTGAGGAGATCTAAAGAGGCCTACGTAGGATGCCTGGCAGGTGCGGTGACTGTGGAGGAGTACATCGATGCGATGCGATCCGCTGGGTTTGAGGAAATCTCGATACTCGGAGAGTCACCCTTCCCGGTCGAGTGCCTGCCCGCAAACATCACCAAAGTCGATCTCTCAGAGTCGGTGTGCAGCATGAGGATATCTGCGAGGAAACCAGCTTGA
- the hisF gene encoding imidazole glycerol phosphate synthase subunit HisF, with amino-acid sequence MRDYAKIVPCLDVKVVDGVPSVVKGVKFVDLKHQGDPVAFARRYQEQGADELVFLDITASHEGRKTMVDVARRVADAVDIPFTVGGGISSIQGIKEILDAGADRVGINTAAVRNPDLVRSAAQAFGSERITVAVDARRNAEIIPGVNVYELEDGSRAWFEVVIYGGREPTGIDAIEWCRRVERLGAGEILPTSMDRDGTNIGYDLPLTKAICDAVDVPVTASGGASTPQHILEAFTVGGADKALAAGMFHRGEYTVGQVKDYLRANGLRVV; translated from the coding sequence ATGAGAGATTATGCCAAGATCGTTCCATGCCTCGATGTCAAGGTCGTGGACGGTGTCCCTTCTGTTGTCAAGGGTGTGAAGTTCGTGGATCTGAAGCATCAGGGCGACCCGGTTGCATTCGCACGGCGCTACCAGGAGCAGGGCGCCGACGAGCTTGTTTTTCTGGACATCACCGCCTCCCATGAGGGGAGAAAGACGATGGTCGATGTGGCCAGGAGGGTTGCGGATGCTGTTGATATCCCCTTTACTGTGGGAGGCGGAATCAGCAGCATTCAGGGTATAAAAGAGATACTCGATGCGGGCGCGGACAGGGTTGGGATCAACACAGCCGCGGTGAGGAATCCTGATCTAGTCAGGAGCGCAGCCCAGGCGTTCGGATCTGAGAGGATCACGGTCGCGGTTGACGCCAGGAGAAACGCTGAGATCATCCCGGGCGTGAACGTCTACGAGCTGGAGGACGGCAGCCGCGCATGGTTCGAGGTTGTGATCTATGGAGGGAGAGAGCCGACAGGAATAGATGCCATAGAGTGGTGTAGGAGGGTGGAGCGGCTCGGAGCAGGCGAGATACTGCCTACAAGCATGGACAGGGATGGCACGAACATCGGATACGATCTGCCGCTCACGAAGGCGATATGCGACGCGGTCGATGTTCCCGTCACTGCCAGCGGAGGAGCCTCCACGCCCCAGCATATACTGGAGGCGTTCACGGTAGGAGGCGCGGACAAGGCCCTCGCTGCAGGCATGTTCCACCGCGGGGAGTACACCGTTGGCCAGGTCAAGGACTACCTTAGAGCGAATGGACTACGTGTAGTATAG
- a CDS encoding TRAM domain-containing protein encodes MFRSEEGFSRGSAPSAPVAVGSEYNVKIEDIAREGDGIARVEGFVIFVPETQVGDQVRIQIDRVMRRFAIGHKV; translated from the coding sequence TTGTTTAGAAGTGAGGAAGGATTTTCTCGTGGCTCTGCTCCTTCTGCCCCAGTGGCTGTTGGCAGCGAGTACAACGTGAAGATCGAGGATATCGCCCGTGAAGGGGACGGTATCGCAAGGGTTGAAGGCTTCGTTATCTTTGTCCCGGAGACCCAGGTTGGGGACCAGGTAAGGATACAGATCGACCGTGTGATGCGCCGCTTCGCGATTGGCCACAAGGTCTGA
- the coaBC gene encoding bifunctional phosphopantothenoylcysteine decarboxylase/phosphopantothenate--cysteine ligase CoaBC yields the protein MELSISGTVSDTLAGRTVALGVTGSIAAVRVVDLVRDLIRRGADVHCVMSEAAQRILHPYALEYASGNPVITEITGRVEHVELCGVEGRADMLLIAPATANTIGKIACGIDDTPVTTFATTAIGSGKPVAVVPAMHEAMYRHHAVVENLNRLRSMGVVCIDPRIEESKAKIAENSRIVAEVERILGPRDLRSRRILVTSGATAESIDPIRIITNRASGRTGVEIAREAYRRGADVTIIHRARLGLPFKEIYVESAQDTLDAVMKELSGGYDALIGAAAVGDFTVDTEQRKIKSKEELVLRLKPAPKILRSVRSMYPDLTIIGFKAETFVSDEDLLRSARESMDASRLDLVIANDVGAGGMGTDDNRVLILRYDGSHAEVSGKKTIIARRVIDELVRILNGKDKGC from the coding sequence ATGGAGCTTAGCATCTCTGGAACTGTCAGCGATACCCTTGCGGGAAGGACGGTGGCTCTGGGCGTCACCGGGAGCATCGCGGCCGTGAGGGTTGTCGACCTTGTGCGCGACCTCATCAGGCGCGGCGCAGATGTGCACTGCGTGATGTCTGAGGCGGCACAGAGGATACTGCATCCATATGCTCTTGAATATGCCAGTGGCAATCCGGTGATCACTGAGATAACCGGCCGTGTCGAGCACGTGGAGCTCTGTGGAGTTGAGGGTCGCGCGGATATGCTTCTAATAGCCCCTGCCACCGCGAACACGATAGGAAAGATCGCATGCGGCATAGATGATACGCCTGTCACGACCTTCGCCACCACCGCGATAGGGAGCGGAAAGCCGGTCGCTGTGGTGCCTGCGATGCACGAGGCGATGTACCGCCACCATGCTGTCGTCGAGAACCTGAATAGGCTCAGATCGATGGGAGTTGTGTGCATAGACCCCAGGATCGAGGAGTCTAAGGCGAAGATCGCTGAAAACTCACGGATAGTGGCTGAGGTTGAGCGGATTCTGGGACCGAGGGATCTCAGATCGAGGCGCATTCTTGTGACCAGCGGCGCAACCGCTGAGAGCATAGATCCGATCAGGATAATAACAAACCGTGCCTCAGGAAGAACCGGCGTGGAGATAGCGCGCGAGGCCTACAGGCGCGGCGCGGATGTGACGATCATCCACAGGGCCAGGCTGGGGCTGCCATTTAAGGAAATATACGTCGAAAGCGCTCAGGATACGCTTGACGCTGTTATGAAAGAGCTCTCAGGCGGGTACGATGCCCTCATAGGTGCAGCAGCCGTCGGCGACTTCACCGTGGACACAGAGCAGAGAAAGATCAAATCGAAGGAGGAGCTTGTTCTGAGACTCAAACCTGCCCCAAAGATACTGAGGTCTGTGCGCTCAATGTATCCAGATCTCACCATCATCGGGTTCAAGGCCGAGACATTCGTGAGCGATGAGGATCTGCTCAGGAGCGCTCGCGAATCCATGGACGCATCGCGCCTGGATCTCGTGATCGCGAATGATGTGGGTGCAGGTGGAATGGGAACTGACGATAACAGGGTTCTGATTTTGAGAT